The Patescibacteria group bacterium DNA segment CAAATCACGTTTGGTCGTAGCTCTTTAATTATTTTGTAACGGTTAAACTTGTAACCAAGAACGGCTTTGTCGACCGGTTTGACTGCATGGACTTCACGCAGGCGAACGTTTTCATTTTTGTCGGGATTATGACCTTTGATTTTTTTGACATTGATATCGCGAGCAACAACTACA contains these protein-coding regions:
- a CDS encoding FAD synthase encodes the protein VVVARDINVKKIKGHNPDKNENVRLREVHAVKPVDKAVLGYKFNRYKIIKELRPNVICLGYDQKVEIEELQSQLKNLNVSPQIFRLKPFHPEIYKSSIIRNKNAA